The sequence below is a genomic window from Armatimonadota bacterium.
AGACTTCGGCCCCGAGGCCGGGCTTCTTTCTTTCATAGCCCTGGTACCCTCGGCTGTTGCCATTCGATGGTTCACCCAGAAATCAGAAAAAGCACGGCCGTAATGTAAATTATGGCATTTGACACCATTCCTCGAGGGTTGCTATAATTGCCCTGGCTTGTGACCAACTCTCAGGGGGTGGCTAGTTATCCATGAAAGGTGTAGTTCTCGCCGGCGGCCTTGGTACGCGCCTTTATCCACTTACATATGCAACTAATAAACATTTGCTGCCTGTCTTTGATAAGCCAATGATTTTTTATCCAATCCAAACGCTTGTCAAAGCGGGCATAACAGAAGTGATGGTAGTCACAGGCGGGCCTCATGCAGGTGACTTCCTTAGCGTGCTACAAAATGGCGAACAGCTTGGATTAAGACACCTTGAATATGCATACCAAGCTAAGGAAGGCGGTATTGCGGAGGCGCTTTCGTTGTGTGAAGATTTTGCCGACGGCGGAAGCATAACTGTAATTCTTGGAGACAATACAACCGATGCAGATATTGGCCCGGCAGTAAGGTCATTTAAACAGGGTGCGCGAATATTCCTAAAGCGAGTACCCGACCCTGAGCGCTTTGGTGTCCCAGTTTTTGGCGAGGGCGGCAGGATTATTGCAATCGAGGAAAAGCCAAAAAAACCAAAGTCCGATTTTGCCGTTACGGGGTTGTACATCTATGACAGTCAGGTCTTTGAATTCATCCGAGAATGTAAGCCCTCGGCCCGCGGCGAGCTTGAAATTACAGATGTAAACAATTTATACATAAAAGCTGGCCAGCTGGATTGGGTTGAGCTTGAAGGTTTTTGGAGCGACGCTGGCACCTTTGAAAGCTTGTATCGCACTAACAAATTCTGGGCAGAAAAAGCACTCAAGGAAAAAGGGAAAACTTAAATTTTGGTGGTATTTTCTGCGCTGTCTGCTGCCAATCATCGGTTCCCCTCTTGACTCTTAACCTATGAGTCTTGTATTCTAAGCCTGCTTAATCGTTTAACCGGCATTTGGAGGTTCTCCCATGAAGTACCTGCGCTGGCATATTGCCGGAATGCTAATGCTTGTAACAACAATCAGCTATTTGGACCGCCAGTCGCTTTCTGTAGCACAAGTTGAACTCGACCGCCATTTCCATATGAGCAACACAGACTATGGGTATATCACTTTTGCCTTCTTGATAGCCTACGGAATTATGCACCCCTTTATGGGCAGAATCATAGACTTGCTCACAACCAGGCGGGGAATGGCAGTTGCGGTTGCGTGGTGGTCCTTGGCAAATATTGCTCATGCATTTGCAGGCAGTGTATCTTCGTTTGCTTTTTTGAGAGCGCTGTTAGGAATAGGAGAAGCAGGCAACTTCCCCGGCGCAGCAAAAGCTGTTGCAGAATGGTTCCCTCCTAAGGAGCGAGCGGTTGCAACAGGCATCTTCAATCTTGGCGCAGGATTAGGCGCGGCAATTGCTCCGCCGCTGATCGGAACACTTATCATTGCTTTCGGCTGGAGAGCCGCATTTATTGCGACAGGTTTAATTGGCTTTGTTTGGCTGTTTTTTTGGCTTCTCCTGTATCAACAGCCTGAAAAGAACCGCTTCCTTACAAAAGAGGAGCTGGCGTATATAAGAAGCGGACAGGCAGAGGAAAAGGTAGAAGACGTCGTGCAGCGCGGAATTTGGAAAGAGGTGCTTTCTCGAAGGGAACTTTGGGCGCTTATCGCGGCTAGGACTCTGACTGACCCCGTGTGGCTCTTTTTTACTATGTGGCTTCCAAAATATTTCAAGGCTGAACGGGGTTTTGACATAAAGCAAATCGCAATGTTTGTCTGGATACCATTTTTTGCCGCGGACGTGGGAAGCATTGTAGGTGGTGGGATCTCGGCTTACTTTATCAAGCGGGGTTGGCCAGTACTCACCGCTCGGAAAGTTGCTCTCCTCCTTAGCGCGGCGCTGATGCCGATGGTAATTCCTGCCGTGTTTGTCGAAAGCTGGAAATGGGCGCTTTTGTTTGTGTCCATACCACCATTTGCGCACCAGAGTTGGGCGGCAAGCGTACTTACTCTGCCTGGCGACCTTTTCCCAAAACGAATGGTGGCATCAGCATACGGCATCTCGGGAACCCTGGGAATTCTTGCTGGCGGAGTTGTTATGATACTTGTTGGCAAAATTGTAGATTTTGGAAGTTACATGCCAATTTTTATCGCCGCCGGCTTTATGCATCTCATTGCCGCAGCTATTATTTTTGCGCTAATTAGGCAGCGCAAAGTTCACCCAATTCCAACATAATTTTGTGCTTACTATAATAACCCCCACCAACTGAACGCTGTCTTAAATGTTTTAAGGCAAATTTAAGTATGGAAAACTTGACTCTATTTTTGTAATGTGTTATTATGCTCAGACAACTACATTTTGCAAATGCGTTGAAGAGGCTAGTAGACAGAATAGGGCCGTTTCAGAGAGTTGCCGGATGGTGCGAGGCAACGCGGGCGTCTGTCGAATCTCACCTCGGAGCATGAGAGCCGAAAACCGTATGGGTCGAATGGAAGAAATGAGTCGAACGTTCTTCCATTTTGCCCGCCGGGCCAAGTAAGTTCTCACGGTTGGCGGCCGTTATCCTGCTAAGAGCGGGCCAAGTAGCTTCACCTTCAATTTTAGAAGCGCTTTGGTCAAACCAGGGTGGTACCGCGTGAGAGTTAGCCTCTCGTCCCTTTGGGCCGAGAGGCGTTTGTGCAAATTTAAACCAAGTTGTATTTCACTTGAGTTTGCCAAGTTTTTAATGACAATCTATATAAAAGCAACAGATAGAAATTTTAAGAGGTGACAAGCGTGAGAAGCGATGCCGTGAAAAAGGGGTTGGAGCGTGCTCCCCACAGAATGCTATTTTATGCCGACGGATTGACAAAGGAGGAAATGGCAAGGCCGCTTATTGGAGTTGTAAACTCAGCAAACGAAATTGTACCTGGCCATATCCATCTGGATAAAATTGCAGAGGCTGTCAAGGCTGGAATCCGAATGGCAGGCGGAACTCCGCTCGAGTTCGGCATGATAGGAATCTGCGACGGGATTGCGATGGGACACGAAGGGATGAAATACTCCCTGGCAAGCAGAGAGCTTATTGCAGACTCGGTAGAATCAATGACAATTGCGCATGGTTTGGATGCACTTGTACTCATTCCAAACTGCGACAAGATTATACCGGGAATGCTAATGGCAGCTGCACGTTTGAATATTCCTGCGATAGTAATAAGTGGCGGACCAATGCTTGCGGGCTTCTATAAGGGAGAGGCGATATCTTTCACAAAGGTTATGGAAGGTGTAGGCGCAGTTGCAAGCGGCAAAATGACGGAGGAGGAGCTGGCACAAATTGAAGAGGTTGCTTGCCCTGGCTGTGGTTCATGTGCTGGAATGTTCACGGCAAACTCAATGAACTGTCTGACAGAAGCTCTTGGGATGGGGCTTCCAGGGAACGGCACGATACCGGCAGTTGCTTCTGCACGCATTCGCTTGGCGAAGCAGGCAGGCATGGCAATTATGAACCTCCTTGAGAAGCAAATCAAGCCTAGGGATATTATGACAAAAGGTGCGTTCGAGAATGCAATTGCAGTTGATATGGCACTTGGTTGTTCGACAAACACCGTGCTCCACGTGCTTGCGATTGCCAATGAGGCCCGCGTTAAACTCGATCTTGATGATTTCAATAAGCTGAGTGCACGAACACCGCACCTCTGTAGTCTCAGCCCTGCAGGGAAGCACCATCTGGAAGACTTGGACCAAGCTGGCGGGATACCTGCGGTTATGAATGAACTCCTTAAAAATGGCTTGCTTCCATCGCCAGATAACATAACGGCGACTGGCAAAACTGTCCGAGAAAATATAAGTAAGCGTGAAATCCTACGGCCTGACGTAATACGTTCTGTCGCAAGTCCATATCACGCAGAAGGAGGTTTAGCCATCCTGCGAGGCAATATTGCCCAGGATGGTGCGGTTGTAAAGCAGTCCGCTGTTGCGCCTGAAGTGCTTAAATTCTCCGGCCCAGCAGTTGTTTTCGATTCAGAGGACGCGGCGACTTCAGCAATTCTTAGTGGCAAGCTCCCTAAAGGCTCCGTTATTGTGGTTCGATATGAAGGGCCGAAAGGTGGACCAGGAATGCGCGAAATGCTTTTCCCAACAGCTGCTGTTGTAGGCATGGGACTTGAGACAGAGATGGCGCTCATAACTGACGGGCGATTCTCTGGTGCATCGAAAGGGTGCTCTATTGGCCACATCTCGCCCGAAGCTGCCGAGGGCGGCAATATCGCGTTGTTAAAGGATGGCGACATCATTGATATAGACATCCCAGCTAAAACAATCAATGTTAGGCTATCCGACGAAGAGCTGGCAAAGAGGCGTGCATCATGGACTGCCCCTGAGCCAAAAGTGAAAGAAGGATATCTCGCTCGATATGCACGATGTGTTACATCTGCCGGCACTGGAGCGATCGTAAAATAGGACGGAGGAATGTAGTTTGAAGATAACAGGAGCACAGGCATTATTGGAATCCTTAAGACGCGAAGGTGTTGAGGTTATATTTGGTTTTCCAGGAGGCGTCATGCTTCCTATATACGACTGCCTGTACGACTGCAAGGATATTCGACATATACTTGTAAGGCACGAGCAGGGCGCAGCCCATGCGGCTGATGGTTATGCTCGTGCGACCGGAAAAGTAGGAGTTTGTTGTGCGACATCTGGCCCAGGAGCAACAAATCTAGTAACAGGAATTGCTACTGCATATATGGATTCGATTCCCATAGTCGCAATCACTGGGCAGGTGAGAACAACGGCGCTTGGTAAGGATTCCTTCCAAGAAGCCGATATCACCGGAATCACCATGCCGATTACTAAGCACAACTTCCTCGTGAAAAATAGCAAAGATGTGCCAGAGATTGTGGCGGAAGCGTTTCATATCGCTCGCACAGGTCGTCCTGGCCCTGTGCTTATAGACATGCCTATGGATGTATCTTTAGGTGTGATTGACTACAAACCTGTAACCAATGTTGACATCCCATCATACAAGCCGAACACTGTGGGTCATCCACTTCAAATTAAAAAGGCGGCAAAGCTAATAGCATCTGCTGAGCGTCCAGTGATATACGCCGGCGGGGGTGTGATTTCCTCAGGTGCCAGTCCTGAACTTTTGGAGCTGAGCGAGCGCACTAGTATTTTGGTGACAACTACACTTCTAGGCAAAGGAGCGTTCCCCGAGACCCATCCAAACTCGCTTGGCATGCTGGGAATGCATGGAACGGCTTATGCGAACTATGCCGTAGCGCATTGTGATTTGCTGATTGCCATCGGCGCTCGGTTTGATGATCGTGTTACAGGCAAACTGGATGCTTTTGCCCAAAAAGCGAAAGTCATCCATATAGACATTGACCCAGCCGAGATTGGCAAAACAGTGCATGTGGATGTGCCAATTGTCGGCGACTGCAAGCTTGTTCTCCAGGACTTGCTTAAATATGTTGAGCCCCGCAAGCCAACTAGTTGGAATGAACAAGTTATGAAGTGGAAGGCTGAATATCCGCTCCATTACAGTGAGAACGGTTTGCTTCCGCAGTATGTGATTGAGAAAATTTGGGAAGTCACAAACGGTGAGGCGGTAGTTGCGACAGGCGTTGGCCAGCATCAGATGTGGGCCGCCCAGTTTTATAAGTGTAAATACCCGCGTCAATTCCTATCATCTGGCGGTCTTGGAACTATGGGTTTTGGTTTCCCAGCAGGAATCGGAGCGAAGGTTGGGCGACCCAATGATATTGTATTTGTAATTGATGGCGACGGCAGCTTCCAAATGACCTTACAAGAGCTAATTGTGGCTGTGGAAAATAAAATTGCCGTGAAGGTGGCTATCTTAAATAACCAGTATCTCGGCATGGTGCGGCAGTGGCAGGAGCTGTTCTGGAACCGTCGCTATGCAGGAGTGGATATCGCTGCTCAGCCGGACTTTGTAAAACTTGCAGAGGCGTATGGTGCGGTTGGCATGCGCATTGAGAAAAAGGAGCAAGTTGTTGATGCTCTTAAAAAATCACTGGAATACGACAATGTGCCTGTGATTATGGACTTCCATATCGAGCGCGAAGAAAACGTCTTTCCAATGATCCCTGCTGGGCAGAGCATCGAGGAAATGATGGTTCGACGACCAAAGTAAGTTCGGAGGGACAATTAGAAATGCAACATACGATAACAGCTTTAGTTGAAAACAAACCTGGTGTTCTAGCTCGGGTTGCGGGGCTATTTGCCCGCAGGGGGTTCAATATCGAGTCACTAGCCGTTAGTATAACCGAGGACCCTTCGGTGTCTCGAATGACAATCGTGGTTGGTGGAGACGATGCAGTGCTCGAACAGATTACAAAACAGCTCAACAAGCTAATTGACGTAATCAAGGTTGTCGATTATAAGGGAATTCCAATTGTGGAACGAGAGCTTGCATTGATTAAAGTCAACGCCGATGCTGGCGTACGCTCGGAGATTATGCAGATTGTAGACATTTTTCGCGCTAAAATTATCGATGTTAGCGAAAAAACGTTCACAGTGGAAGTCACAGGCAGCGTTGATAAGATTAACGCAATTGAAAAGCTTCTTGAGAGCTATGGAATTAAGGAAGTCGTCCGCACTGGCCGCATCGCCATGATGCGCGGTGCCAAAACTCCATAAGCATAGCGAAGATAATAAGTAGCATTCGAGGAAATCTTTTCTCGAAAGGTAGCTTTTTCTTATAAAGTTCTTGGGCTTAGATAAAAAAGCGGGAGGTAAACAATGGCAAAAGTTTATTATGATCAGGATGCTAATCTCGATGTGTTGAAGGGGCGAAAGGTTGCAATCATTGGCTATGGGAGTCAGGGCCATGCCCAGGCGCAAAATCTAAGAGATAGCGGCGTTGATGTAATCGTCAGCGACCTTCCTGGCACGCCAAATTGGGAAAAGGCGATTGAGGATGGTTTCAAACCAGTATCGGCGGCGGAAGCTTCATCGGAAGCAAGCATCATCCAAATCCTTACAGAGGACGAGGTTCAGCCAAAGGTTTACAAGAGCGAAGTTGAGATGAACCTTACTGAGGGTAAAGCCCTATTATTTTCGCATGGTTTTAATATTCATTTTGGGCAGATAGTTCCACCGGCGAACGTTGATGTGATAATGGTTGCGCCCAAAGGCCCAGGTCATCTTGTGCGTCGGCAATATACCGAAGGCGCAGGCGTCCCAGCTCTAATTGCTGTGCAACAAGATGCTTCTGGCAAGGCAAAAGAGATAGCGCTGGCATATGCAAAAGGAATCGGTGCGACGAGGGTAGGCGTCCTAGAGACCACCTTTAAGGAAGAAACTGAAACAGACCTCTTTGGCGAGCAAGCTGTGCTGTGTGGCGGGGCGACATCCCTTGTTATTGCTGGTTTCGAGACGCTAGTTGAGGCAGGTTACCAACCGGAAATTGCGTACTTCGAGTGTTTGCATGAGTTGAAGCTTATCGTAGATCTTATGTACGAAGGCGGTATCAGCTGGATGAGATATTCAATCAGCAATACCGCAGAATATGGCGACTATACTCGCGGGCCGCGGATAATCAATGAAAATACGCGTGCTGAAATGAAGCGCATTCTAGGCGAAATCCAAAGAGGCGAATTCGCAAAGGAATGGATACTTGAAAATGCAGCCAACCGACCAGTTTTCAATGCGGCTCGGAGGATGGCAAAAGAGCATATGATTGAAGAGGTAGGTGCACGCCTTCGCGAAATGATGCCGTATTTGAAAAAGAAGCGGTAAAGCGCAACAAGTAGCAAGCATATTAAAGCCTTTCGTTAATGTCTTTTGTAGCTGCTTGATACTTGTAGCTTGTTTCTTTCGGGGGCATTCTTATGAGCAGGAGAATACTTATATTTGATACCACGCTCAGAGACGGCGAACAATCGCCCGGAGCAAGCATGAATATCGAGGAAAAATTGGAGGTGGCAAAGCAACTTGCCCGCCTGAATGTAGATGTAATTGAGGCGGGGTTCCCCATCTCATCTCCAGGAGATTTTGAGGCAGTCAAGACGATTGCCCAGCAGATTAAAGGCCCAGCAATCGCCGGTTTGTGTCGGGCGAACGATGCCGATATTGACCGTACGTGGGAGGCAGTTCGGTACTCCAATAAGCCCTATATACATACCTTCATTGCAACGTCTGATATTCATCTTGAGAGAAAACTAAAGAAATCCAGAGAAGAGGTTCTCGACCTGGCTGTAAAGGCAGTCAAGCGTGCCAAATCTTACTGCGAAAATGTGGAGTTCTCTGCCGAAGATGCATCGAGGACAGATATTGACTATCTGTGTCAAGTTGTAGAGGCGGTAATAGATGCTGGCGCCACCGTGGTCAACATTCCCGATACAGTCGGCTATGCTGTGCCGCATGAGTTCGCGAATATCATTAGGACGTTGCTAGACAGGGTGCCGAATATCAATAAATGCATACTGAGCGTCCATTGCCATAACGACCTTGGGTTGGCAGTTGCAAATTCATTGGCGGCGGTGCTTGCAGGTGCGGGCCAGGTGGAGTGTACGATAAATGGGATTGGCGAGCGTGCGGGTAATGCCGCACTTGAGGAGGTTGTGATGGCAATTAATACCCGCAAAGACATCTTCGATGTTACAACGGGTGTAAACACAAAAGAGATTTACCGCGCTAGCAGGCTTGTGAGCGACGTCACTGGTTTGCAGGTTCAGGCAAACAAGGCAATTGTTGGAAGCAATGCTTTTGCGCATGAGGCGGGAATCCATCAGCACGGCGTAATCCAGGATAAAAGAACCTATGAGATTATAGACGCAGAGGATATAGGCCTTTCTGAGAGCAAGCTTGTGCTTGGGAAACATTCGGGGCGCCATGCATTTGAAAAGCGGCTTAGCGAGCTTGGTTACGAGCTTACTCGTGAAGAACTTGACAAGGCATTTGCAAGGTTCAAAGAAGTGGCCGACAAAAAGAAGGAAATATTCGATGAGGATTTGGAAGCCTTAGTCGCCGACGAAGTTCATGCTATTCCTGAAACATATCAGCTGACGTACATGACTGTGATGACTAGCCTTGAGGGGATTCCCACTGCTACAATCAAAATCGCTACGCCTAATGGCGAGCTGAGCGACTGTGGAACTGGTGTTGGTTCGGTGGACGCAGTATACAAAACGATTGACAAAATTATCAGAGTTCCACACACTCTAAAAGATTATATCGTAAAAGCAGTAACAGGCGGCACCGATGCTTTGGGTGAAGTTACTGTGAAGTTAGCAGATGATAGGAACGTTTATACAGGCAGAGGTGCTAGCCTCGATATCGTGGAAGCAAGCGCCAAGGCATACATCCAGGCTATTAACAAACTAGTCTATTATCAAGCAAAGCGTGGCAACAGCCGCGCAGGTGAAAAGCCTGTGCTTTAGATTGAGGTACAATATGGGCCAAACAATAACACAAAAGATACTCGCAGCTCATGCTGATAAGGATCAAGTCGAACCAGGCGAACTAGTTACAATAAAGTTGGATTTTATGCTTGGGAACGACATTACTGCTCCAATAGCGA
It includes:
- a CDS encoding NTP transferase domain-containing protein, which encodes MKGVVLAGGLGTRLYPLTYATNKHLLPVFDKPMIFYPIQTLVKAGITEVMVVTGGPHAGDFLSVLQNGEQLGLRHLEYAYQAKEGGIAEALSLCEDFADGGSITVILGDNTTDADIGPAVRSFKQGARIFLKRVPDPERFGVPVFGEGGRIIAIEEKPKKPKSDFAVTGLYIYDSQVFEFIRECKPSARGELEITDVNNLYIKAGQLDWVELEGFWSDAGTFESLYRTNKFWAEKALKEKGKT
- a CDS encoding MFS transporter, producing MKYLRWHIAGMLMLVTTISYLDRQSLSVAQVELDRHFHMSNTDYGYITFAFLIAYGIMHPFMGRIIDLLTTRRGMAVAVAWWSLANIAHAFAGSVSSFAFLRALLGIGEAGNFPGAAKAVAEWFPPKERAVATGIFNLGAGLGAAIAPPLIGTLIIAFGWRAAFIATGLIGFVWLFFWLLLYQQPEKNRFLTKEELAYIRSGQAEEKVEDVVQRGIWKEVLSRRELWALIAARTLTDPVWLFFTMWLPKYFKAERGFDIKQIAMFVWIPFFAADVGSIVGGGISAYFIKRGWPVLTARKVALLLSAALMPMVIPAVFVESWKWALLFVSIPPFAHQSWAASVLTLPGDLFPKRMVASAYGISGTLGILAGGVVMILVGKIVDFGSYMPIFIAAGFMHLIAAAIIFALIRQRKVHPIPT
- the ilvD gene encoding dihydroxy-acid dehydratase; the encoded protein is MRSDAVKKGLERAPHRMLFYADGLTKEEMARPLIGVVNSANEIVPGHIHLDKIAEAVKAGIRMAGGTPLEFGMIGICDGIAMGHEGMKYSLASRELIADSVESMTIAHGLDALVLIPNCDKIIPGMLMAAARLNIPAIVISGGPMLAGFYKGEAISFTKVMEGVGAVASGKMTEEELAQIEEVACPGCGSCAGMFTANSMNCLTEALGMGLPGNGTIPAVASARIRLAKQAGMAIMNLLEKQIKPRDIMTKGAFENAIAVDMALGCSTNTVLHVLAIANEARVKLDLDDFNKLSARTPHLCSLSPAGKHHLEDLDQAGGIPAVMNELLKNGLLPSPDNITATGKTVRENISKREILRPDVIRSVASPYHAEGGLAILRGNIAQDGAVVKQSAVAPEVLKFSGPAVVFDSEDAATSAILSGKLPKGSVIVVRYEGPKGGPGMREMLFPTAAVVGMGLETEMALITDGRFSGASKGCSIGHISPEAAEGGNIALLKDGDIIDIDIPAKTINVRLSDEELAKRRASWTAPEPKVKEGYLARYARCVTSAGTGAIVK
- the ilvB gene encoding biosynthetic-type acetolactate synthase large subunit, whose product is MKITGAQALLESLRREGVEVIFGFPGGVMLPIYDCLYDCKDIRHILVRHEQGAAHAADGYARATGKVGVCCATSGPGATNLVTGIATAYMDSIPIVAITGQVRTTALGKDSFQEADITGITMPITKHNFLVKNSKDVPEIVAEAFHIARTGRPGPVLIDMPMDVSLGVIDYKPVTNVDIPSYKPNTVGHPLQIKKAAKLIASAERPVIYAGGGVISSGASPELLELSERTSILVTTTLLGKGAFPETHPNSLGMLGMHGTAYANYAVAHCDLLIAIGARFDDRVTGKLDAFAQKAKVIHIDIDPAEIGKTVHVDVPIVGDCKLVLQDLLKYVEPRKPTSWNEQVMKWKAEYPLHYSENGLLPQYVIEKIWEVTNGEAVVATGVGQHQMWAAQFYKCKYPRQFLSSGGLGTMGFGFPAGIGAKVGRPNDIVFVIDGDGSFQMTLQELIVAVENKIAVKVAILNNQYLGMVRQWQELFWNRRYAGVDIAAQPDFVKLAEAYGAVGMRIEKKEQVVDALKKSLEYDNVPVIMDFHIEREENVFPMIPAGQSIEEMMVRRPK
- the ilvN gene encoding acetolactate synthase small subunit produces the protein MQHTITALVENKPGVLARVAGLFARRGFNIESLAVSITEDPSVSRMTIVVGGDDAVLEQITKQLNKLIDVIKVVDYKGIPIVERELALIKVNADAGVRSEIMQIVDIFRAKIIDVSEKTFTVEVTGSVDKINAIEKLLESYGIKEVVRTGRIAMMRGAKTP
- the ilvC gene encoding ketol-acid reductoisomerase, with product MAKVYYDQDANLDVLKGRKVAIIGYGSQGHAQAQNLRDSGVDVIVSDLPGTPNWEKAIEDGFKPVSAAEASSEASIIQILTEDEVQPKVYKSEVEMNLTEGKALLFSHGFNIHFGQIVPPANVDVIMVAPKGPGHLVRRQYTEGAGVPALIAVQQDASGKAKEIALAYAKGIGATRVGVLETTFKEETETDLFGEQAVLCGGATSLVIAGFETLVEAGYQPEIAYFECLHELKLIVDLMYEGGISWMRYSISNTAEYGDYTRGPRIINENTRAEMKRILGEIQRGEFAKEWILENAANRPVFNAARRMAKEHMIEEVGARLREMMPYLKKKR
- a CDS encoding 2-isopropylmalate synthase codes for the protein MSRRILIFDTTLRDGEQSPGASMNIEEKLEVAKQLARLNVDVIEAGFPISSPGDFEAVKTIAQQIKGPAIAGLCRANDADIDRTWEAVRYSNKPYIHTFIATSDIHLERKLKKSREEVLDLAVKAVKRAKSYCENVEFSAEDASRTDIDYLCQVVEAVIDAGATVVNIPDTVGYAVPHEFANIIRTLLDRVPNINKCILSVHCHNDLGLAVANSLAAVLAGAGQVECTINGIGERAGNAALEEVVMAINTRKDIFDVTTGVNTKEIYRASRLVSDVTGLQVQANKAIVGSNAFAHEAGIHQHGVIQDKRTYEIIDAEDIGLSESKLVLGKHSGRHAFEKRLSELGYELTREELDKAFARFKEVADKKKEIFDEDLEALVADEVHAIPETYQLTYMTVMTSLEGIPTATIKIATPNGELSDCGTGVGSVDAVYKTIDKIIRVPHTLKDYIVKAVTGGTDALGEVTVKLADDRNVYTGRGASLDIVEASAKAYIQAINKLVYYQAKRGNSRAGEKPVL